A stretch of DNA from Nitratireductor thuwali:
AGCGCTCCGGGCGGCGCTGTTTGAGAAATACAGCTCGAAGGCTCAGCCGATTACGGCGTTGCAGAACGATCGCAACCAGGCCGGGCCGGTTGTCGAGCTTGCCTTTGAGCTGGATGACGGCGTGTACCGCATAACGAAACGCTTCGTCAAAAAGCCCTATGCCCGATTGTCGTGCCCCGATGGGCGAACGCTGGAAGGCGATGCTGCCGAAGATGTCCTGCGCGATTTGCTGGGGTTCGATGAGCCGGGAAAAACTGGCGCCAAAGCCGAAACGCTTGGCATGTGGAATGTGCTGTGGGTTCAACAGGGCCACTCGTTCGGTGCGCTCGACCTGCCGCAAAGCGCTAGAGCTAATCTGCATAGTGCCTTGGAATCCGAGGTTGGCACGGTGCTCGGCGGCCGTCGCGGCCGGGCGCTTCCGCAGGCCATCGAAAAGCAGCTTGGCGAACTGGTCACGGGCGGCGGCAAGCCGCGCGGCGCGTACAAGGAACTGATCGACAACACCGAAACTCTGCAAACCGATCTTGCGGATTTACAGGGCCGCCGCGAAGAGCTGTCCAGAACACTCGATCAGCTTGAGCAAGCGCAGGAGACGCTGGCGCGCCTGTCCACCGGCGATCGCGACGAAGCCGATGAGACGGAACTGGCGGATGCCCGGAAGCGCCACGGTCATTTGGCGGAACTGGAAGCGCGTATCGCCGCAGCGGACAGCGATCTTGCTCTGAAACAGCGCAATCTTGAGCAGGCCAACCAGGCCCTGGTCGCGCGCACCGCGTTAAGACAGGCTATTGCTGACGAAGAGGAGGCTGTGGAAACGGCCCGCAAGGGGCTAGATGATGTACGTGGCCGGGAAAAAGAGGCCCGTGCGCGGCTCGACCAGTTGCGGACCGCGGTCCGTGAAGCCGAGGCCGGCGTTACCACGGCAGATGACGCGGTATCCCATCAGCGGCGTATATTGGCAGCCGTCGAACGCAAGGGTCGCATTCGTGAGCTCGAAGGACGGCACGAAAAAGCGGCGGCGGCGGAAGAACGGCAACGCAAGGCCCGGCAAGAGGCTGCCGCCATTCTTGTCACAGACGAAACCCTGACGGAAATCCGCGATGCCGCGAAAGCTCTCGAGACCATCGACAGCCGCCTAAGCGCCGCCGCCACGCGCATTACGTTCGATATGGCAGCCGATGCCTTGTCGGGAATTGAAGTTGATGGCCGCAAGGTGGCCATCGATGACCCGCCCGTTCAGGCAATCGGTCCGACGACGATTACGATACCCGGCCAGGGCCGCATCACGGTCGAACCGGCGGTCAAGGACCGGGACAAGCTGCGCGATCAGCAACGCGAAGCGAGAACCGCTCTTGAGACCGCCTTGCAGACCGGGGGCGTGAAAACTGTCGATGACGCCGAAGAGCAGCACAGGAGACGGCAGAAGCTGGTGCAGGATGGAGAACTCGCCCGTCAGGAAGCCGTGCTGCATGCGCCGGCCACGGACGATCACGACGCCGGGGCCGAGGCGCTGGCGGGTTATATAGAGAGTTTGCAACTCATCCTGACGCGCGATCTCGCCGATCTTGAAATTGATACGCTTCCCGCAAAGCAGGAGGCCGACACGGCGCTGCGCGCCGCCCTTGAACAGGCCGAAGAGGCCCGAAGCGCCGTGGACATGGCCAGGGCAGCCCTCGGCGGTCCCGAAGATGCGTTGGGCGCACTTCAGACTCAACTCGGAACCGTCAGAACGCGATATGACGACAGCGGCGTCCGGTTGGAAAAGCGGCGCGCAGAGTTGGCGGCCGCCGAAGAAAATCAGGCGGACACCGCCCTGCAAGCCGCGATCGACGCCGCCGAAAAGGCAGTGTCAGACCAGGAAGATGCCATTGCCAGTCTCAAGGATCAGCGCACGGACGAAACCCTTCCTCAACTCGAAGCCCGCATCGGCCGTCTCGAACAGGCGTTAAGGGATCGCCGTGAAAAACGTGGCAACCTCAAGGAAACCATCGCCGGCCTGCGTTCTCATATCGAAGTCCTCGAAGGTGCCGGTTTGGACGAGGCCATTGAACAAAAAGCCCGTGAGCTGGAACGCGCGACGGACGAGCGCCACCGCGCCGACCGGGAAGTCCAGGTATTAAACTTGTTGCTGACCACCCTGCGGGCTGCCGAACAGGAGGCGAAGGAGCGTTACCTGTCTCCCGTGCTCAACCGCGTGCGGCCGTATTTGCAGCTCCTTTTTCCGGGCGCCGAAATCACAATCGACGAAGACTTGCGTATCGTCGGCGTCACCAGGGAGGCCGGATACGAGGAAGCCTTCCATCATCTAAGTATGGGGACCCAGGAGCAGATCGCGGTTCTGATTCGGCTCGCTTTTGCCGAAATGTTGGTCGAACAGGGCCATCCGGCAACCGTCATACTGGATGATGCGCTCGTGTTCTCCGACGACCACCGCATGAACCGGATGTTCGACATACTGAACATGGCCGCGCGCAACGTTCAGGTCGTCATCTTCACATGCCGCGAGCAGCTCTTCGAGGAGCTGGGTGGTCGGCAGCTCTCACTACAAGCCGGGAGCGCGGAGGAACTGGTATCGGCATGATGACAAAAGGATCGCCGAGCACGACCAGATATAAGGAATTATAACAATAGGATGGCCTGGCGGGGGATATGCACTTAAGCCAACTTCAACTCACAAATTTTCGTTCATTCGCCGAAGAGCAGGTTACGTTTGAGCGCAGCTTGACGGTGCTCGTTGGTGAAAACAACGGCGGCAAGAGTAATCTTATTGACGCCATCCGTCTTGTTTCGACGCCATTGAGCGGGCGCCGGGAACTCTATTGCGAACAGACAGACATACGCTTTGGGACCGCGACCCGAGCGTTCAGCATTCAGGCAATCTTTGAGGACCTGACACCGCCGCAGCAGGGACGCCTCATCTCGGCAGCAACCGACGATACGCTGAACGCGGCCTGCTTCGGCCTCACATATGAGGCCACCGGCAAACAATCACATATTCGCCCCAACCTGTGGGCAGGCCGCTTCAAAACGCCGCCGGAATCCGGCGCCCATGAAATGATCCGGCATGTCTATCTGCCGCCCTTGCGCGACGCCAAACGTGCTCTCGCGTCAGGCAATCCGACCCGTATCCATGCGTTGCTGAACCACTTTCTCGGCGACCGCGATCCCGACGAGATTGCCGGAAAACTGGCCCGCACCAGTGACGATCAGCTTCTTAAAGACGTGGACCTCGCCGTGGCCGGTGGTCTCGACATTCTGACCACAGGAGTCAGGCGGCAAAGCGCCAGCCTCGGCTTCAATACGGACGAAAAGCTGATCGATATTGCCCGCGACCTGCGATTCAAACTCGCCGATCACGGCATCGCCCCGGAGGACCTTCAATACTCCGGGCACGGCTTTGCCAATCTTCTCTACATGGCGACGATCGCGGTCGAGCTGGAAAAGACCGACAATGCCGAACTCACCTTATTTCTTGTCGAAGAGCCCGAAGCCCATCTTCATCCCCAGCTCCAGGCAGCAGTATTGAATTTTCTTGAAGAGCGGGCCGCGCAGTCGCTCAAACCGAAGGAAGACCAAAACGCGCCGGCGGGCCATCTACAGGTTGTTGTCGCTACGCACTCGCCGAATTTGTCGGCCTGGGTCCCAAGCAAGAATCTGGTATTCGTGCGGTCGGTTGCGCCCATCAGCGGAAAGAACGAAGGAACGGCGCAACAGGGGAGCGAACAAACCGAACATTCGGAAACGCCGCACGCGGTGGTTGCGCCGCGTGCGCAGTCTCGCTGCATTCCGCTTTCCAAGCTTGATTTGAGCGATCCGGAACGCCGCAAAATCGACCGCTATCTTGATGTGACCAAATCCGCCCTGCTCTTCGGTGGACGGGTCCTCTTGGTTGAAGGTATTGCCGAGGCATTGTTGCTGCCGGTCATCGCCAAACACCATGTCCTGAAAGATAACCCCTCGGCCTTTCGCACATTTCGGTCAGCCGTCTTCGTCCCGATAGACGGCGTGGATTTCAGCCCGTATGCGAAAGCGCTGCTATCGCCCTTTAACGATGTTCGTATTGCTGATCGTCTTGTGATTATTACGGACGGCGATAAGCAGACCGTCACCGCCGACAAACCGCTTCCCGGCGGCAATCGCAAATCCGCGCTCGACGCACTGGCTGCCGAAAGAGGCGCCGGCGCGGTGTTGGACGTCTTCACAAACACCTATTCGCTCGAAACCGAACTCGTGGCAGCAGGCAATGCAGACTGCCTGAAGGCCGTGTACCTGGGTTTGCATCCGCAATCGGAAGACAAGTGGAACGAGGCTGTGGCGAAGACGGGCGACGACCGGGCCCGTGCGATACAGGACCTCTTTAAGACAACGCCCAAGGGAGATTTTGCGCAGCTTCTAGCGGAGAAGGCCGCCAGCCCGTCTTTTGTCGTGCCAGATTACATCCGGCAGGCGATCGAGGCGCTTGTGAAATGAAACCGCAAGCCTTTCAGCCCACCCAGGAACAACAGGACATTATCGATCATGACGGCTCCGCCTTTGTGACGGCATGTCCTGGCGCCGGCAAGACGCGGGTTATGACCGAACGCGCGCGGCGCTTGTTCGCTGACATGCCGGCGGGCCGGGGCGTGGCGTTCCTGTCATTTACGCAGGGTGCCATTTTCGAGCTGGAAACACGGCTCCGGGAAGAAGGGATACTGCCTTCGCCCGTGTTTCCGAGCTTCATCGGCACGTTTGACAGTTTCGTCTGGCAGTTTCTTGTCGCGCCCTTCGGCATTTCGAATTGCGATGTTCGGCCGCGCCTGATCGCCGATATCGCAGACCTTGCCGTGACGCCCTTCAACGGCGCCCATCCCTTGCCGCTATCCTGCTTTTGTCCGGTTACCGGGACAATATTCGCGCAGGCAGCGAAACAGCGCGGATTCGACCTTTCCCAAAAGTCCAACCAGCAGATCCAGGCCTATGTCACAGCGGCGGCGAGTATCCGCGCCGGTCTGCGGACGCGCGGACAACTAGGGTTTGATGAGGCGCGGGGCGTTGCGCTCGAACGGCTTAGAGACGCCGCGGCCGCGCCCCGCATTGCGGCCGCCCTGGCGGGCCGGTTCAGCGAAGTCATCGTAGACGAAGCGCAAGACTGTAATCCTGACGATCTGCATATCATTTCATGGCTGCGGGATTCGGGACTGCCGGTGAAAGTCGTATGCGACCCGCACCAATCGATCTATGAATTTCGCGGTGGTGTTACAGACCAGCTTTTTGCGTTTGCCGAGACCTTTGACGAAGAGGGCCGCAAAGCTCTGACCGGAAACTTCCGGTCGGCGCCCAATGTATGCAAGACCACGGCGCAGTTCCGCCCACTCGCATCGCGTTCCGCACCGGATGAACCGCTCGGTCGCCACAAGGACGATGCCACACCGGTTCTCATCCTGTCCTATCCCGGCACCGCCGTTCCGGCGGCGATCGGGACGGCCTTTTGTGAACAGGTGGCACAAGCGGAGATCGACCTTGCCGAGTCTCCGGTCATTGCCGCGACCAAAGCCAGCGGCGCCGCCGCTGCAGGACAGCCGCGTCCGAGCAAAAGACGGGACCGGTCCGTGCGCCTCGCCCAGGCCGTGACGGATTTTCATTTTGCGGCCGGCTTCAACGATATGAAGACGGCGATCGACCAGATGCACCACATCCTGCTGGAGCTAGAGGGACGCCTGGGTGATCTCTCCTACCGGCAGTATCTTGCCGACAACGAGATCGAACAGGCGAGCTGGCGTCCCCAGGTCCTGTTTCTCCTGCGGGCGCTGCGCTTCGACCCTTCAAAACATGCCGATGCCAAAGCGTGGCATGCCGCTACCAAGGAATTGCTATCCCGGCATCTGACCTTGAACGACGGACCGTCACTGTCTCAAAGGCTTAAATGGAACAACGCCGTTTCCGCCGTGCTCGCGGCCGTTCCGGCAGCGACAGCGATGCCCCGCACAATACACGCGGTCAAAGGCATGGAATTTCCGGCCGTATGCGTCGTAACTACGGCTCCCACCCTCAAGAGCATACTCAACTACTTGGAAACAGGAGAACCTGCAGACAATGCCGAAGATGCCCGCAAGCTCTATGTCGCGGCGTCGCGTGCGGAAAAGTTACTCATGATCGCGGCGCCCCGGAGCCAAACTCAACGACTAGCTACCCATTTGAGGGCCCAAGGAGCGTTAGTGGAAATCCTTGAATTGTAAGATTGCGAGCTTGTGTTGGGCACTCGGAATAGAGTGGCAGTCGAAAGGACGGGTTTTGCTCATTTGTTCTAGATGTAGAATTTGAACGGAAGCTTAGGCTCTCCATCCATCGGCGCGGAAATGAGGACATCTCCGACCGCGTTGGCGAAACGGATCGTCACCGGTAATCGATCATTGTGAAGGCACGAATTGAAGTTGATCTTCGTGAGCCCGAGCACGTCGGCGAGGACCGTCGTCAATGGGCACTCGCCGCGAAGAACGCGAACCGAAATCGGGTTCGGGGTCTCAGGCCCCATATAGGTATCCAGCCGTGGCACATAGCCCGAGGTCCACAGCAGTGCGTGGCGTTCGCCAATCTGCAGCGCCGTGCCGCGAATGACGGGATACTCTCCAGGCCGATAGAGCTTCAGGTCATCACGAGCCTCGGCAATCTGCACACCGACGAGGTTGGTTTCATCTCCGCAGGCGGACGAAAAACCGCGCCATTCGTTGTCGGTAAAGGCGGACTTCGCGTGGATGAAGAGTTCGGTTGGTGGGCCATCGTGCAGGCGGGTGTACTCGCCAACCACCATCTTGATGAGGTTCCTTGCGGCATCCTTATCAAGGTGGAACTGCTTCGTATCGGTCTGGAACCAAGGGCCGAGCGCGCCGCGGAAGACCACGCCTTCCCCGTCAGCGAGAAACATTTGGGCTGCGCAGCAGGCATGACGCTTGTCGCTTGTTAGTTCGCTGCGTTTGTAGACCAGTCCGACATAACAGACACCCGGTCGAACATCGGCCAACTGCCAAGGCTTCCCGCCAGCCTTGTAGTAGGCGCCTGTTCCCAGCTTCCAGGCGATAGTCGCAGGATCCTCGATGCGTCTGATCGGCATGCCGCTCTCGCGACGGAAATCGCCGGGCGCCAGCGTCGTTTCACGAACGATCTGCGTGACAATCCGCTCCTTGAGGAGTCGTGCCTTTAGTTGCCGGCGGAAATGGGTCGCATATTGATAGACTTCGGCTTCGCGCTCGTCCTCGCCAAACAAGGTCGGTTGGCGCTGCAGCTCCTTTGCACGACGCTGGGAGATCGTCACTTCGCCCGCAACGCGATCGTCACGCCTGACCGTCGATTTCGGCCTGCCGAGTTCATAGACTTTTTCGGGAATGACGACGAACCAGAACTGTGGCGCGCTTTCGAGGCGATTGTTCTCGGCGACGAGGCGCGACACGAACAAGTCAACAGTGTTGCGCACCGCCTCATGACGGTTCGCGATCCTAAGCGTTTGTTCGATTTCATCGGGATCAAGAGTATCGATGATGCATGGTGGTTCAATGGGCCAGTCTGCATGGAAAGCCGCCGCAAAGCCGGGAAACGGAACATGCTGTGGTTCGACAGCGCGCGAACGCGGCCCGGGCGGCGGGATATCGATGAATCCTGCCATTGATTGTGCCCAGGCTTTGAAGCGACCTACGCCATCCGGTGTGCCAATCACCCCGTATCGGATCGTTGGCAGTTCCTTTGTGTCCCCGACAGGGCCATAGAGGTAGAGGCCGTCGCGGGGATAGACGAGGTGCTGACCGTAGCGGAATTCAAGTTGGGGCTCTTCCAGATAGAGCATCTGAGGCTTGAAGGATCGCGGCCTAGTCGTCATCGCCTGCCTCCTCGGAGCCCCCGTCGCCGCCTTGGCTACCGGATTCATCCGGTTCGTCATCGTCGCTGGGATCGTCGTCATCGGGTTCGGGAGCTTCCTCCTCGACCGGAAGACTGATCGGCACCTGCCAGGAAATCGGCGGTAGGCCGAGCACAATCCCTTCTTCAGAGCTGACCGGCACGGAGAGCGAATCCTTTCCGTCGGCAAGCCAGTGCAGGAAGGCGAGCAGCATGTCCCGCCAACGGGCATTGCGCCATGTCTTGGCAAAGGAGCGGCGGAGCCGATGCATTTTGGCGGGGTCGTCAAATGGCTTGTGGCCATCCTCAGTGAAGACGAGGCGGCTGACGATCCGAACATGGTGCTGTGGCGCTGAGCGAGCGGCGACGCTCACGCCGAAATGCCAGTTCATTTGCCGCTTGACCGACACCCCTTGTATTTGCCGAAGACCAGCGACATCGCCCCAACGAAAGGCAATCTTTGTCGTCGGCACGACGTCGACGGGCCCCCACCAAGCCAGTTGGGTGCCGGACAATTCGTAGGAACGAAGGCCGCGCTCAGTGAACAATTTTTCAAACGCTTGGCGAGCCAGGTCGCTGAACTGATTGCGGGCGTCGAGTCGTTCGATCCCGATCTTGTCCCAACCGGTGTTTAGGAAGCCGGCGACGCGACGCTGTGCCTTCTGGCCAATCGGTAGGTTCGGCCCAAAGTGGTCCTGCAGGTCATGGATGCGGGTGAAGGAAAGAAAGCCTCGTTGGAATGGTCGCAGAGGCCACGGTGCATCTTTCATCGCGGCCTGGGCTCGACGTTCGGATACCTGACCCTTAAATTCGTAGTAGCGGATATTCTCCGGCAACTGCTCGATCGAGAGCCAGTTTGAGATCAGGCGTTCGG
This window harbors:
- a CDS encoding AAA family ATPase, yielding MKLRSLALNQFKKFTSPVRLDGIADGLNVIVGPNEMGKSTLLEALRAALFEKYSSKAQPITALQNDRNQAGPVVELAFELDDGVYRITKRFVKKPYARLSCPDGRTLEGDAAEDVLRDLLGFDEPGKTGAKAETLGMWNVLWVQQGHSFGALDLPQSARANLHSALESEVGTVLGGRRGRALPQAIEKQLGELVTGGGKPRGAYKELIDNTETLQTDLADLQGRREELSRTLDQLEQAQETLARLSTGDRDEADETELADARKRHGHLAELEARIAAADSDLALKQRNLEQANQALVARTALRQAIADEEEAVETARKGLDDVRGREKEARARLDQLRTAVREAEAGVTTADDAVSHQRRILAAVERKGRIRELEGRHEKAAAAEERQRKARQEAAAILVTDETLTEIRDAAKALETIDSRLSAAATRITFDMAADALSGIEVDGRKVAIDDPPVQAIGPTTITIPGQGRITVEPAVKDRDKLRDQQREARTALETALQTGGVKTVDDAEEQHRRRQKLVQDGELARQEAVLHAPATDDHDAGAEALAGYIESLQLILTRDLADLEIDTLPAKQEADTALRAALEQAEEARSAVDMARAALGGPEDALGALQTQLGTVRTRYDDSGVRLEKRRAELAAAEENQADTALQAAIDAAEKAVSDQEDAIASLKDQRTDETLPQLEARIGRLEQALRDRREKRGNLKETIAGLRSHIEVLEGAGLDEAIEQKARELERATDERHRADREVQVLNLLLTTLRAAEQEAKERYLSPVLNRVRPYLQLLFPGAEITIDEDLRIVGVTREAGYEEAFHHLSMGTQEQIAVLIRLAFAEMLVEQGHPATVILDDALVFSDDHRMNRMFDILNMAARNVQVVIFTCREQLFEELGGRQLSLQAGSAEELVSA
- a CDS encoding ATP-dependent nuclease, with protein sequence MHLSQLQLTNFRSFAEEQVTFERSLTVLVGENNGGKSNLIDAIRLVSTPLSGRRELYCEQTDIRFGTATRAFSIQAIFEDLTPPQQGRLISAATDDTLNAACFGLTYEATGKQSHIRPNLWAGRFKTPPESGAHEMIRHVYLPPLRDAKRALASGNPTRIHALLNHFLGDRDPDEIAGKLARTSDDQLLKDVDLAVAGGLDILTTGVRRQSASLGFNTDEKLIDIARDLRFKLADHGIAPEDLQYSGHGFANLLYMATIAVELEKTDNAELTLFLVEEPEAHLHPQLQAAVLNFLEERAAQSLKPKEDQNAPAGHLQVVVATHSPNLSAWVPSKNLVFVRSVAPISGKNEGTAQQGSEQTEHSETPHAVVAPRAQSRCIPLSKLDLSDPERRKIDRYLDVTKSALLFGGRVLLVEGIAEALLLPVIAKHHVLKDNPSAFRTFRSAVFVPIDGVDFSPYAKALLSPFNDVRIADRLVIITDGDKQTVTADKPLPGGNRKSALDALAAERGAGAVLDVFTNTYSLETELVAAGNADCLKAVYLGLHPQSEDKWNEAVAKTGDDRARAIQDLFKTTPKGDFAQLLAEKAASPSFVVPDYIRQAIEALVK
- a CDS encoding UvrD-helicase domain-containing protein; translated protein: MKPQAFQPTQEQQDIIDHDGSAFVTACPGAGKTRVMTERARRLFADMPAGRGVAFLSFTQGAIFELETRLREEGILPSPVFPSFIGTFDSFVWQFLVAPFGISNCDVRPRLIADIADLAVTPFNGAHPLPLSCFCPVTGTIFAQAAKQRGFDLSQKSNQQIQAYVTAAASIRAGLRTRGQLGFDEARGVALERLRDAAAAPRIAAALAGRFSEVIVDEAQDCNPDDLHIISWLRDSGLPVKVVCDPHQSIYEFRGGVTDQLFAFAETFDEEGRKALTGNFRSAPNVCKTTAQFRPLASRSAPDEPLGRHKDDATPVLILSYPGTAVPAAIGTAFCEQVAQAEIDLAESPVIAATKASGAAAAGQPRPSKRRDRSVRLAQAVTDFHFAAGFNDMKTAIDQMHHILLELEGRLGDLSYRQYLADNEIEQASWRPQVLFLLRALRFDPSKHADAKAWHAATKELLSRHLTLNDGPSLSQRLKWNNAVSAVLAAVPAATAMPRTIHAVKGMEFPAVCVVTTAPTLKSILNYLETGEPADNAEDARKLYVAASRAEKLLMIAAPRSQTQRLATHLRAQGALVEILEL
- a CDS encoding toll/interleukin-1 receptor domain-containing protein, whose amino-acid sequence is MTPPPNTEPEAKDAPREAIFISHAAPEDNAFTIWLGAKLAAMGYEVWADVLRLKGGDDWQRKLENALRQRACKMLLVANPRAVDKQGVRNEIQIASEVARKVGDNAFIIPLRMEPFEAPFLIAHAQYIDFTHGWARGLSELLETLQETYHVPHNASGGESIWREVQLVHGKTLVSQPERLISNWLSIEQLPENIRYYEFKGQVSERRAQAAMKDAPWPLRPFQRGFLSFTRIHDLQDHFGPNLPIGQKAQRRVAGFLNTGWDKIGIERLDARNQFSDLARQAFEKLFTERGLRSYELSGTQLAWWGPVDVVPTTKIAFRWGDVAGLRQIQGVSVKRQMNWHFGVSVAARSAPQHHVRIVSRLVFTEDGHKPFDDPAKMHRLRRSFAKTWRNARWRDMLLAFLHWLADGKDSLSVPVSSEEGIVLGLPPISWQVPISLPVEEEAPEPDDDDPSDDDEPDESGSQGGDGGSEEAGDDD